The following are from one region of the Halosolutus amylolyticus genome:
- a CDS encoding thiolase domain-containing protein, whose translation MQDAYLVGAGQSDYGAFPEESYRSLFRTAFEAAVESVPKGIDAADVDEAFVGNLGVGGRQLGLSGPAVTEHVGLDGVPCTRVENACAASGFAVRQAVQAVKSGMADVVLAGGFEVMSDTSSDATKYWLGVSGETEWERLSGTTFSGVYAQMASVHMERYGTTREQLSRVAVKNHANGAKNPHAQLGFECSLEDAQSAPVVADPLNLYHCCPTSDGAACALIVSEDVVDEYTDDPIRVAGVGAGSDSVGLFQRDSYTGVPASQRAAESAYEMAGIDPDDLDFAEVHDCFAIAELLAYEDLGFCERGEAGQLIESGATELGGELPVNTSGGLKSKGHPIGATGAGQVVEAFKQLSGEAGDRQVESPTRGLTHNVGGSGGAAVVHVFEREEPRSSTTSSGHRPREREEGAGA comes from the coding sequence ATGCAAGACGCGTACCTGGTGGGAGCGGGGCAATCCGACTACGGGGCGTTTCCCGAAGAGAGCTATCGTTCGCTGTTCCGGACGGCGTTCGAAGCCGCCGTCGAGAGCGTTCCGAAGGGAATCGACGCGGCGGACGTCGACGAGGCGTTCGTGGGCAATCTCGGCGTCGGCGGTCGCCAACTCGGCCTCTCCGGGCCGGCGGTGACCGAACACGTCGGGCTCGACGGCGTCCCCTGCACGCGGGTCGAGAACGCCTGCGCGGCGAGCGGGTTCGCGGTCCGGCAGGCCGTCCAGGCCGTCAAATCGGGGATGGCCGACGTGGTCCTCGCGGGCGGGTTCGAGGTCATGTCCGACACGAGTTCGGACGCGACGAAGTACTGGCTCGGCGTCTCCGGGGAGACCGAGTGGGAGCGGCTCTCGGGAACGACCTTTTCGGGCGTCTACGCCCAGATGGCCTCGGTCCACATGGAGCGCTACGGCACCACCCGCGAACAGCTCTCGCGGGTCGCCGTCAAGAACCACGCGAACGGCGCGAAGAACCCCCACGCACAGCTCGGCTTCGAGTGCTCGCTCGAGGACGCCCAGTCGGCACCGGTCGTCGCCGACCCGCTGAACCTCTATCACTGCTGTCCGACCTCCGACGGCGCGGCCTGCGCGCTGATCGTCAGCGAGGACGTCGTCGACGAGTACACGGACGACCCGATCCGGGTCGCGGGCGTCGGCGCCGGCAGCGACAGCGTCGGGCTCTTCCAACGGGACTCCTACACCGGCGTTCCCGCGAGCCAGCGCGCCGCCGAATCGGCCTACGAGATGGCCGGCATCGATCCCGACGACCTGGACTTCGCGGAGGTCCACGACTGCTTCGCGATCGCGGAACTGCTGGCCTACGAGGATCTGGGCTTCTGTGAACGCGGCGAGGCCGGCCAGTTGATCGAGTCCGGCGCGACGGAACTCGGGGGCGAGTTGCCGGTCAACACCTCCGGCGGCCTCAAGTCGAAGGGGCACCCGATCGGCGCGACGGGCGCGGGACAGGTCGTCGAGGCGTTCAAACAGCTCTCCGGCGAGGCGGGCGATCGGCAGGTCGAGAGTCCGACCCGCGGGCTGACGCACAACGTCGGCGGAAGCGGGGGTGCTGCGGTCGTACACGTATTCGAGCGCGAGGAGCCACGCTCCTCGACGACGTCGAGCGGACATCGTCCGCGAGAGCGCGAGGAGGGGGCGGGAGCATGA
- a CDS encoding response regulator, with product MTERQPVDVLLEFELPTISGSDVLAELNDHPELAGTPAIVLTHSDEADVVATCYELHANAHVQKPGDPDEFADVVRSLENFWLQFIWLPDAGEDETDRR from the coding sequence ATGACCGAGCGCCAGCCCGTGGACGTTCTGCTGGAGTTCGAACTGCCCACCATCAGCGGATCGGACGTGCTCGCGGAACTCAACGACCACCCGGAACTCGCCGGGACGCCCGCGATCGTACTGACTCACTCTGACGAGGCCGACGTCGTCGCAACGTGTTACGAACTGCACGCGAACGCCCACGTCCAGAAACCCGGCGATCCGGACGAGTTCGCCGACGTCGTCCGCTCACTCGAGAACTTCTGGCTCCAGTTCATCTGGTTACCGGACGCCGGCGAGGACGAAACCGACCGGCGATAA
- a CDS encoding DHH family phosphoesterase yields the protein MSRAAELGSVLAGTDSLVIVCHDNPDPDCLASALALETIANERDVASVRTAYGGEISHQQNRAFVRMFDIDLQTLARTEITADDRVAFVDHARPGVNTELEDVEPDIVVDHHPGPAVEAAFADIRTEYGSTATIFIEYLMDLDVDLTTRLASALLFALHRERLDFLRNPTRREYEAALAVFPDADLPTLEQLYGSAFSAATIDAIGQAIASRERRGSSMIANVGDTSETDALPQAADYLLNLEGVDTVLAYGVVGDAVRLSARSIDPRIHIGTALQTGFDELGSVGGHHDMAGGRIELDRFDSVVDADTPEEALEEVDEPMTRRFFDALGLDE from the coding sequence ATGTCCCGCGCAGCCGAGTTGGGTTCCGTACTCGCGGGCACCGACTCGCTTGTCATCGTCTGCCACGACAACCCGGATCCCGACTGTCTCGCCAGCGCCCTCGCGCTGGAGACGATCGCGAACGAGCGGGACGTCGCCAGCGTGCGGACCGCCTACGGCGGGGAGATCTCCCACCAGCAAAACCGCGCGTTCGTCCGCATGTTCGACATCGACCTCCAGACGCTCGCTCGGACGGAGATCACGGCCGACGACCGAGTTGCGTTCGTCGATCACGCTCGCCCCGGCGTCAACACCGAACTCGAGGACGTCGAACCGGACATCGTCGTCGATCATCACCCCGGCCCCGCGGTCGAGGCGGCGTTCGCCGATATCCGGACCGAGTACGGTTCGACGGCGACGATCTTCATCGAGTACCTGATGGATCTCGACGTCGACCTGACCACCCGGCTCGCGTCGGCGCTGCTCTTCGCCCTCCATCGCGAACGACTGGACTTCCTCCGGAACCCGACTCGGCGCGAGTACGAGGCCGCCCTCGCCGTCTTCCCGGATGCCGATCTCCCGACGCTCGAGCAGCTGTACGGGAGCGCGTTCTCGGCGGCCACGATCGACGCCATCGGGCAGGCGATCGCGAGTCGGGAGCGGCGGGGCTCGTCGATGATCGCGAACGTCGGCGACACGAGCGAGACCGACGCACTTCCGCAGGCGGCGGACTACCTGCTCAACCTCGAAGGCGTGGACACGGTGCTGGCATACGGCGTCGTCGGCGATGCGGTTCGACTCAGTGCGCGCTCGATCGACCCGAGAATTCACATTGGGACCGCGCTACAGACCGGGTTCGACGAACTCGGCTCCGTCGGCGGCCACCACGACATGGCCGGCGGCCGCATCGAACTCGATCGGTTCGACAGCGTCGTCGACGCGGATACACCCGAGGAGGCCCTGGAGGAGGTCGACGAACCGATGACTCGCCGGTTCTTCGACGCTCTCGGACTCGACGAGTGA
- a CDS encoding Hsp20/alpha crystallin family protein, with the protein MADRPNPFEGIEALLDRLNQQFETATRTWESGLEDRSQLEFSTDAGTSLDLADEGDEFVVVVDVPGYETDDVDLRLSGDRLSITGEREEAVEEGDEQFIRHERKQQSFSRRLRLPELVVADDVEASLNNGVLTVRLPKREPESESQSIDIE; encoded by the coding sequence ATGGCAGACAGACCGAACCCGTTCGAGGGAATCGAAGCGTTGCTCGACAGATTGAACCAGCAGTTCGAGACCGCCACCCGGACGTGGGAATCGGGGCTCGAGGACCGATCGCAACTCGAGTTCTCGACCGACGCCGGGACGAGTCTCGACCTCGCGGACGAGGGGGACGAGTTCGTGGTCGTCGTCGACGTCCCCGGCTACGAGACCGACGACGTCGATCTTCGTCTCTCCGGCGATCGGCTCTCGATCACCGGCGAGCGCGAAGAGGCGGTCGAAGAAGGTGACGAGCAGTTCATCCGACACGAACGGAAGCAACAGTCGTTCAGCCGACGGCTTCGGCTCCCGGAGCTGGTCGTGGCCGACGACGTGGAGGCGAGTCTCAACAACGGCGTCCTGACGGTTCGACTCCCGAAACGGGAGCCTGAATCCGAGTCACAGTCGATCGACATCGAGTAG
- a CDS encoding type 1 glutamine amidotransferase domain-containing protein yields MTSALFIVSEEGYWGEECVEPLETLSNAGVEITVATPSGGPPQIDERSIDPDEVGEETAERVREVHETDDRLNDPIPTARADAEAYDAVVFPGGHGTEWDVNQDSHAREILRDTIEGDGKAMVVCHAVGILAFTRDSDAAFLVRDRDVTGFPNEWEEGIVDENDCMPDGRKLPYWVEDEVKTAGANWDAELDQDTSVTVDGDLVTGRGPGSSRAAAETLLDELGV; encoded by the coding sequence ATGACGTCAGCACTGTTTATCGTCAGCGAAGAGGGCTACTGGGGCGAGGAGTGCGTCGAACCGCTCGAGACGCTCTCGAACGCGGGAGTCGAGATCACGGTCGCAACGCCCTCGGGTGGCCCGCCGCAGATCGACGAGCGATCGATCGACCCCGACGAGGTCGGCGAGGAGACCGCCGAACGCGTCCGGGAGGTCCACGAGACCGACGACCGACTGAACGATCCGATCCCGACCGCCCGGGCGGACGCCGAGGCCTACGACGCCGTTGTCTTCCCCGGCGGCCACGGGACCGAGTGGGACGTCAACCAGGACAGCCACGCCCGCGAGATCCTCCGGGACACGATCGAGGGCGACGGGAAAGCGATGGTCGTCTGTCACGCGGTCGGCATCCTCGCGTTCACCCGCGACAGCGACGCCGCGTTCCTCGTCCGCGATCGGGACGTCACCGGCTTCCCCAACGAGTGGGAGGAGGGGATCGTCGACGAGAACGACTGTATGCCCGACGGGCGCAAACTGCCCTACTGGGTCGAAGACGAGGTGAAAACCGCAGGCGCGAACTGGGACGCCGAACTCGACCAGGACACGAGCGTCACCGTCGACGGCGACCTCGTCACGGGTCGCGGGCCCGGGTCCTCGCGCGCCGCCGCGGAAACGCTCCTCGACGAACTCGGCGTCTAA
- a CDS encoding aldo/keto reductase: MEYTRLGATGTTVSRLCFGTWRFGRETGGVVETDQERAHALLDAAWDRGINFIDTANVYGTPHGTSEEFVGDWLADHDREDFVIASKVYFPFDGRGEPGPNDSGLGRKHIRAQIEGTLDRLDTDYLDLYYIHRWDENTPIEETLSTLTDLVREGTVHYLGASTMAAWQLTKALFTSDVEDDERFAVTQPLFHAGYRDDITDYLDVCADQDLAVCPYSPLAGGFLTGKYERVDEDDPTRFEGPEGARGSLSDRFEDFYLSERGWHVLDEIRTIADELDATPAQVALRWLIEQPEFTCVPIVGARTVEQLEENVGAIDVSLSDDQFDRIVDARYDEAGERWGHRT; this comes from the coding sequence ATGGAATACACGCGCCTCGGGGCGACCGGAACGACGGTTTCGCGACTGTGTTTCGGCACGTGGCGGTTCGGTCGCGAGACGGGCGGCGTCGTCGAGACCGATCAGGAACGGGCCCACGCCCTGCTCGACGCGGCGTGGGATCGCGGCATCAACTTCATCGACACGGCGAACGTCTACGGGACGCCCCACGGCACCAGCGAGGAGTTCGTCGGCGACTGGCTCGCGGACCACGATCGGGAAGATTTCGTCATCGCGTCGAAGGTCTACTTCCCGTTCGACGGCCGGGGCGAACCCGGGCCGAACGATTCGGGACTCGGACGGAAGCACATCCGCGCCCAGATCGAGGGCACGCTCGACCGACTCGACACGGACTATCTCGACCTCTACTACATCCACCGCTGGGACGAGAACACGCCGATCGAGGAGACCCTCTCGACGCTGACCGACCTCGTCCGAGAGGGAACGGTTCACTACCTCGGCGCGAGCACGATGGCCGCCTGGCAACTCACGAAGGCCCTCTTCACGAGCGACGTCGAGGACGACGAGCGCTTCGCGGTCACGCAACCATTGTTCCACGCGGGCTACCGGGACGACATCACGGACTATCTCGACGTCTGTGCAGACCAGGACCTCGCGGTCTGTCCGTACTCGCCGCTCGCGGGCGGCTTCCTGACCGGCAAGTACGAGCGCGTCGACGAGGACGACCCGACGCGATTCGAAGGCCCCGAAGGCGCGCGCGGTTCGCTCTCCGATCGGTTCGAGGACTTCTACCTCTCCGAGCGCGGCTGGCACGTCCTGGACGAGATTCGTACGATCGCTGACGAACTCGACGCCACGCCGGCACAGGTCGCCCTGCGCTGGCTGATCGAGCAACCGGAGTTCACCTGCGTGCCGATCGTCGGCGCTCGCACGGTCGAGCAACTCGAGGAGAACGTCGGCGCGATCGACGTCTCGCTGTCCGACGACCAGTTCGATCGGATCGTCGACGCCCGCTACGACGAGGCCGGCGAGCGGTGGGGACACCGGACCTGA
- a CDS encoding succinylglutamate desuccinylase/aspartoacylase family protein, which produces MKRRTILASGGVLAGTVTAGIASRSSPDDRLLSAAREPGEAGAASRTEESILQGTDHETPLFAIDAPSDGPTAMIFGGVHGDERSGIETAREVTEWQPDAGRLVVVPETNRIAVENDEREGPDGDLNRHFPPDGEPTSELARGVWDAVERYDPDVVLDLHRSLGIYGLHREFVGQAVFHSPEARGEALADALDEVAVPWYLPFHRFTARESSRSGSLLFQKAARDLGASTYLFETTEFLLDRSTRVEMTRLATAHVLAMHDLLDAEVSE; this is translated from the coding sequence ATGAAACGTCGGACGATCCTTGCGAGCGGCGGCGTCCTCGCGGGGACGGTCACCGCTGGCATTGCGAGTCGATCGTCTCCCGACGATCGACTGCTGTCGGCGGCCCGGGAACCCGGTGAGGCGGGTGCGGCTAGCAGAACCGAGGAATCGATCCTTCAGGGGACGGACCACGAGACGCCCTTGTTCGCGATCGACGCGCCGAGTGACGGCCCGACGGCGATGATCTTCGGGGGAGTCCACGGCGACGAGCGAAGCGGTATCGAGACCGCCCGCGAGGTCACCGAGTGGCAGCCCGATGCGGGACGGCTCGTCGTCGTCCCCGAGACCAACCGAATCGCCGTCGAAAACGACGAACGGGAGGGCCCCGACGGCGACCTGAACCGTCACTTCCCGCCCGACGGCGAACCGACGAGCGAACTCGCACGCGGTGTCTGGGACGCCGTCGAGCGCTACGACCCCGACGTGGTTCTCGACCTCCACCGATCGCTCGGGATCTACGGGCTCCACCGGGAGTTCGTCGGCCAGGCGGTCTTTCACTCGCCGGAGGCCCGCGGTGAGGCGCTCGCCGACGCGCTCGACGAGGTCGCCGTCCCGTGGTACCTGCCGTTCCACCGGTTTACGGCCCGCGAGAGTTCCCGCTCGGGATCGTTGCTCTTCCAGAAGGCTGCCCGCGACCTCGGCGCCAGCACGTACCTCTTCGAGACCACCGAGTTCCTGCTCGATCGATCGACGAGAGTCGAGATGACGCGACTGGCGACGGCCCACGTCCTCGCGATGCACGACCTGCTCGACGCGGAGGTGAGCGAATGA
- a CDS encoding DUF1918 domain-containing protein encodes MSFEEDDRVVLHDEHSEFDGETGTITQTMESMFGDVTYTISFEDGQEAGVPEDALEAAEDEDADEE; translated from the coding sequence ATGAGTTTCGAGGAAGACGATCGCGTCGTCCTGCACGACGAGCACAGCGAGTTCGACGGCGAGACGGGGACGATCACCCAGACGATGGAATCGATGTTCGGCGACGTCACCTACACGATCAGCTTCGAGGACGGCCAGGAGGCCGGCGTCCCCGAGGACGCCCTCGAGGCGGCCGAGGACGAGGACGCCGACGAAGAGTAA
- a CDS encoding RNA-binding protein, protein MPQIPLHYVDLRTFCYATEDEKRVEEALRTFLPDSDEDDEPFEIERAESEGHYGDRILVLSARVENADDVRHVLSRLADLEEFERLIDELDDRVTENTELFLRLDKQAAFEGTVRLGDGITFRAKVEAYPAKKEQAVENAEEVLERLRDED, encoded by the coding sequence ATGCCACAGATCCCGCTTCACTACGTCGATTTACGCACGTTCTGCTACGCCACGGAGGACGAGAAGCGCGTCGAGGAGGCGCTTCGAACCTTCCTGCCCGACAGCGACGAGGACGACGAGCCCTTCGAGATCGAACGGGCCGAGAGCGAGGGCCACTACGGCGATCGGATCCTCGTCCTTTCGGCGCGGGTCGAGAACGCCGACGACGTGCGCCACGTTCTCTCGCGACTGGCCGACCTCGAGGAGTTCGAGCGGTTGATCGACGAACTCGACGATCGGGTGACCGAGAACACGGAACTCTTCTTGCGACTGGACAAGCAGGCCGCGTTCGAGGGGACGGTCCGACTCGGCGACGGGATCACCTTCCGCGCGAAAGTCGAGGCCTACCCCGCCAAGAAAGAACAGGCGGTCGAGAACGCCGAGGAAGTCCTCGAGCGCCTTCGAGACGAGGACTGA
- a CDS encoding TetR/AcrR family transcriptional regulator: protein MSDETIDDLMDATYRALCKHGYADLTMQDIAAESDKSKGTLHYHFDGKADLLESFLAYLLDRFEERTESVPGETPADRLHALFDELLTPTDEEAAAEFRTAVLEIKAQSPYNEAYRERLQEFDRALHDRIADLVAAGIEAGQFRSSVDPDETAEFLVTVFHGGQTRAAAVDRPLDRTKASVHEYIDAVLRSDAAVGEGGDDGQRGADE, encoded by the coding sequence ATGTCGGACGAGACGATCGACGATCTCATGGATGCGACGTATCGCGCGCTCTGCAAACACGGCTATGCGGACCTGACGATGCAGGATATCGCGGCGGAATCGGACAAGAGCAAGGGGACGCTTCACTACCACTTCGACGGCAAGGCGGACCTTCTCGAGTCGTTTCTGGCGTATCTGCTCGATCGGTTCGAGGAGCGAACCGAGTCCGTTCCCGGCGAGACGCCGGCCGATCGACTCCACGCGCTCTTCGACGAACTGCTGACGCCGACGGACGAGGAAGCCGCCGCGGAGTTTCGAACGGCGGTGCTCGAGATCAAGGCCCAGTCGCCGTACAACGAGGCCTACCGCGAGCGACTCCAGGAGTTCGATCGCGCGTTGCACGACCGGATCGCGGATCTCGTCGCGGCGGGGATCGAGGCCGGCCAGTTCCGGTCGAGCGTCGACCCCGACGAGACGGCGGAGTTTCTCGTCACCGTCTTTCACGGCGGGCAGACCCGGGCGGCGGCGGTCGATCGCCCGCTCGATCGGACGAAGGCGTCCGTCCACGAGTACATCGACGCGGTGTTGCGATCGGACGCGGCGGTCGGTGAGGGTGGCGACGACGGGCAGCGGGGAGCGGACGAATGA
- a CDS encoding MATE family efflux transporter, translating into MSLADRLSGLFKSRDEFDLTSGSIAWPLFYLSLPIVVTNLLQTAYNLIDTFWLGQYSTNALAAISFAFPMVFLLISVGMGLSVAGSVLVAQHVGADEEAEAEYAASQTVALSLLLAFVMGIVGYVFVEDLLSVFGASPEVLPLATAYMQVISLGLAFMFGFFVFIALMRGYGDTITPMLVMFGSVLLNVVLDPFLIFGWGPFPELGIQGAAVATVFSRALALAVGLAIMLRGTRGVRIRLRQMRPDLSYARKLVGIGVPASVEGMGRALSINLLLVIVGLFPTTVVAAYGIGTRVFSVIFLPAIAIARGVETMTGQNVGAGKPDRAQAAADFASRVMFVVLGALGVVAWLGARPIVAVFTTDPEVVDIGVSFLRYVAPSFGFIGVMRSYNGSFRGTGKTLTAAAIVLVTYAVVRLPVAAVLSQTIDYRGIWIAFAASNVIGAVLAYGWYRRGTWRNVDVTGDEATPQFGEDVEVSTDD; encoded by the coding sequence ATGAGCCTCGCGGATCGGCTCTCCGGCCTCTTCAAGAGCCGCGATGAGTTCGATCTGACCTCGGGGAGCATCGCGTGGCCGCTATTCTACCTTTCCCTGCCGATCGTCGTGACGAACCTGTTGCAGACGGCCTACAACCTCATCGACACGTTCTGGCTCGGTCAGTACAGCACGAACGCGCTCGCGGCCATCAGTTTCGCGTTCCCGATGGTGTTCCTGCTCATCTCGGTCGGGATGGGACTGTCGGTCGCGGGGAGCGTCCTCGTCGCCCAGCACGTCGGCGCGGACGAGGAGGCCGAGGCGGAGTACGCCGCCTCCCAGACGGTAGCGCTGTCGTTGCTGCTGGCGTTCGTCATGGGGATCGTGGGCTACGTGTTCGTCGAGGACCTGCTCTCGGTGTTCGGTGCCTCGCCGGAGGTGTTGCCCCTCGCCACGGCCTACATGCAGGTCATTTCGCTCGGCCTCGCGTTCATGTTCGGCTTCTTCGTCTTCATCGCGCTCATGCGCGGCTACGGGGACACGATCACCCCGATGCTCGTGATGTTCGGCTCGGTCCTGCTCAACGTCGTGCTCGACCCGTTCCTGATCTTCGGCTGGGGACCGTTCCCCGAACTCGGAATCCAGGGAGCGGCGGTCGCGACGGTCTTCTCGCGGGCGCTCGCGCTCGCGGTCGGCCTCGCGATCATGCTCCGGGGGACCAGGGGCGTCCGGATCCGACTCCGACAGATGCGCCCGGATCTCTCGTACGCCCGGAAACTCGTCGGGATCGGCGTCCCGGCCTCGGTCGAGGGGATGGGCCGGGCGCTGTCGATCAACCTGTTGCTGGTCATCGTCGGCCTGTTCCCGACGACCGTCGTGGCCGCATACGGGATCGGGACGCGCGTGTTCTCGGTCATCTTCCTGCCCGCGATCGCGATCGCTCGCGGCGTCGAGACGATGACCGGGCAGAACGTCGGGGCCGGGAAACCGGATCGGGCCCAGGCCGCCGCCGACTTCGCGTCCCGCGTCATGTTCGTCGTCCTCGGCGCGCTCGGCGTCGTCGCGTGGCTCGGCGCGCGACCGATCGTCGCCGTGTTCACCACCGACCCGGAAGTCGTCGACATCGGCGTGAGTTTCCTCCGGTACGTCGCGCCGTCGTTCGGCTTCATCGGCGTCATGCGCTCGTACAACGGCAGTTTCCGCGGGACCGGGAAGACGCTGACCGCCGCGGCGATCGTCCTCGTGACCTATGCCGTCGTCCGACTCCCCGTCGCCGCGGTGCTCTCGCAGACGATCGACTACCGCGGGATCTGGATCGCTTTCGCCGCCTCGAACGTTATCGGTGCCGTCCTCGCGTACGGCTGGTACCGCAGGGGAACCTGGCGAAACGTGGACGTGACGGGCGACGAGGCGACGCCCCAGTTCGGTGAGGACGTCGAGGTCAGCACCGACGACTGA
- a CDS encoding YcaO-like family protein — MEVHVVGDDPVREEVVAALEDVDVTVRDASPTDLADARFAIVSDVAGATTFDRANAAARSGSTPWIAVEIGGVGGIPIDAVDAAVSGFAPATGCFECLSARIASTVDEPAETPTADRSTARLAGAVAGRECVRVFAGEGRSIVGHTIELPHERRRFLPVPGCDCGPGERVRSLDLDDADSLTLETAVEHAEAAIDDRVGVVTSIGEVESFPAPYYLATTAETSGFSDASAASQAAGVDEDWNAALMKAVGEALERYCAGVYRDDDFVHASEADLENAVPPTALARPDDAPEYGSSDEHRWVEGEALETGERVHLPAAAVQFPQPGDRLVPAITTGLGLGSSTVDAILSGLTEVIERDATMLAWYSTFEPFELTVEDERFAALERRAASEGLSVTPLLVTQDVDVPVVAVAVHRTDEVDDPGASDAWPAFAVGSAAGLDATAAATSALAEALQNWMELRSLGPDDAGDASGAIGEYAAFPDPAQAFVETDRTVPAASVGPDPVPTGRDALETLVSRTTENGLTPYAARLTTRDVETLGFEAVRVVVPGAQPLFTDEPFFGERAQSVPDDLGFEPRLDRPFHPYP, encoded by the coding sequence ATGGAAGTCCACGTCGTCGGTGACGACCCGGTGCGCGAGGAGGTCGTCGCCGCCCTCGAAGACGTCGACGTCACCGTTCGAGACGCCAGCCCGACCGATCTCGCAGACGCCCGGTTCGCGATCGTCAGCGACGTCGCCGGCGCGACGACCTTCGATCGCGCGAACGCGGCCGCCCGATCGGGCTCGACGCCCTGGATCGCCGTCGAAATCGGCGGCGTCGGGGGGATCCCGATCGACGCCGTCGACGCCGCAGTCTCCGGGTTCGCTCCCGCGACTGGCTGTTTCGAGTGTCTCTCGGCGCGCATCGCCTCGACCGTCGACGAACCCGCCGAAACTCCGACGGCCGATCGGAGCACGGCGCGACTCGCCGGGGCCGTCGCGGGCCGGGAGTGCGTCCGCGTCTTCGCCGGTGAGGGCCGATCGATCGTCGGCCACACGATCGAACTTCCCCACGAGCGTCGCCGCTTCCTCCCGGTTCCGGGCTGTGACTGCGGGCCCGGCGAGCGGGTGCGATCGCTCGACCTCGACGATGCGGATTCGCTGACCCTCGAGACCGCCGTCGAGCACGCCGAGGCCGCAATCGACGATCGGGTCGGCGTCGTCACCTCGATCGGCGAGGTCGAATCGTTCCCCGCGCCGTACTACCTCGCGACGACGGCCGAGACGAGCGGCTTCAGCGACGCGAGCGCGGCGAGCCAGGCGGCCGGCGTCGACGAGGACTGGAACGCCGCGCTGATGAAAGCCGTCGGCGAGGCCCTGGAACGGTACTGTGCCGGCGTCTACCGCGACGACGACTTCGTGCACGCGAGCGAGGCCGACCTGGAGAACGCGGTCCCTCCCACCGCGCTCGCCCGGCCGGACGACGCGCCGGAGTACGGGTCGAGCGACGAGCACCGGTGGGTCGAGGGCGAAGCCCTCGAGACCGGCGAGCGGGTACACCTGCCCGCAGCGGCGGTCCAGTTCCCACAGCCCGGCGATCGACTGGTGCCGGCGATCACGACCGGCCTCGGTCTCGGCTCCTCGACGGTCGACGCCATCCTGTCGGGACTGACGGAGGTCATCGAGCGGGACGCGACGATGCTCGCGTGGTACTCGACCTTCGAGCCGTTCGAACTCACCGTCGAGGACGAGCGCTTCGCCGCGCTCGAGCGACGAGCCGCGAGCGAGGGGCTGTCCGTGACGCCGCTGCTGGTCACGCAGGACGTCGACGTCCCCGTCGTGGCAGTCGCCGTCCACCGGACCGACGAGGTGGACGACCCCGGCGCGTCGGACGCCTGGCCCGCGTTCGCGGTCGGCTCCGCGGCGGGGCTCGACGCGACCGCGGCCGCGACGTCGGCGCTCGCGGAAGCGCTACAGAACTGGATGGAACTCAGGAGCCTCGGACCCGACGACGCGGGGGACGCCTCCGGTGCGATCGGCGAGTACGCCGCCTTCCCCGACCCGGCGCAAGCGTTCGTCGAGACCGATCGCACGGTTCCCGCGGCGAGCGTCGGCCCCGACCCGGTGCCGACGGGGCGTGACGCGCTCGAGACGCTCGTCTCGCGGACGACCGAGAACGGGCTGACGCCGTACGCGGCGCGGCTCACCACGCGCGACGTCGAAACGCTCGGCTTCGAGGCGGTCCGGGTCGTCGTGCCGGGCGCACAGCCGCTGTTCACCGATGAGCCGTTCTTCGGCGAGCGGGCCCAGTCGGTCCCGGACGACCTCGGGTTCGAACCGCGACTCGATCGGCCGTTCCACCCCTACCCCTGA
- a CDS encoding cupin domain-containing protein: protein MEKVAIDDVEIEPNPMKVHSVRRPISKALGFTDFAMNYFELEPGESFSGGMHTHHDQEEVFYVQEGTATFDTENGAVSVDAGEVVRFAPGDFQKGYNDGDERVVGFAFGAPGAQHDWEDLESLVYCQDCEDELGHSLALTDEGSFRLTCNECGNSFTMG, encoded by the coding sequence ATGGAGAAAGTCGCGATCGACGACGTGGAGATCGAACCGAATCCGATGAAGGTCCACTCGGTCCGTCGCCCGATCTCGAAGGCGCTCGGCTTCACGGACTTCGCGATGAACTACTTCGAACTCGAACCCGGCGAGTCCTTCTCGGGCGGAATGCACACCCACCACGACCAGGAAGAGGTCTTCTACGTCCAGGAGGGGACGGCGACGTTCGACACCGAGAACGGCGCGGTCAGCGTCGACGCGGGTGAGGTCGTTCGCTTCGCGCCGGGCGACTTCCAGAAGGGGTACAACGACGGCGACGAGCGGGTCGTCGGCTTCGCGTTCGGCGCACCCGGTGCCCAGCACGACTGGGAGGACCTCGAGTCGCTGGTCTACTGCCAGGACTGTGAGGACGAACTCGGACACAGCCTCGCGCTCACCGACGAGGGGTCGTTCCGACTGACGTGCAACGAGTGCGGGAACTCGTTCACGATGGGCTGA